A single genomic interval of Lacrimispora sphenoides JCM 1415 harbors:
- a CDS encoding YciI family protein, with amino-acid sequence MTYIYLMNNVKPLNKELIKSHVDHLKELKNQGRLVFCGPFTDYPGGMVIFLAEDLAEATKIAKSDPFIASGYKSFEIRTLEPANDDNNYLLGV; translated from the coding sequence ATGACGTATATATATTTGATGAATAATGTAAAACCATTAAATAAGGAACTCATAAAGAGTCATGTGGATCATTTAAAAGAATTAAAGAATCAAGGCAGACTTGTATTTTGCGGGCCTTTTACAGATTACCCCGGAGGAATGGTCATTTTTTTAGCTGAAGATTTGGCAGAAGCAACGAAGATTGCAAAATCAGACCCTTTCATTGCTTCCGGATATAAATCTTTTGAAATCAGAACGCTGGAACCAGCTAATGACGATAACAATTACCTTTTGGGAGTATAA
- a CDS encoding flavodoxin family protein gives MKISIFDLGQNNRNESLAQEIKNYYLETKKETEVVIYHSMDTEMKDCIGCWSCWWKTPGKCALNDDAFRLYKDYINSDEVVILFHTANGFIDGKGKTFLDRLIQHYLPYIKLRNGECGHLKRYDKYPVMNFYFEKSGLSTEEEKVIKDYLTRMAYHFQSSCKEILYKNESIQTAVLESTKPMAEVLSKEVIERKPSGKWVIYNGSPRGNHSNSKLIIEKIIMGMKAQGAENIEVRNLINIKEQKNWAENFSSVENNLFVFPLYVHAMPGSVMKFFELLKPINNKEVHMAFLVQSGFPETSQSYYLRPYLELITKRLGVSFDGTIIKGGVEGIQMKPEKANKKFFDQMELIGRTYASKGIMDLDLKKEYEKSEYLSKGTQLLFSIFTLTGLTNYYWDFNLKKNGAYEKRFAKPYTE, from the coding sequence ATGAAAATATCAATTTTTGATTTAGGACAAAATAATAGAAATGAATCACTGGCTCAGGAAATTAAGAATTACTATCTGGAAACAAAAAAGGAAACAGAGGTAGTCATCTATCATTCTATGGATACCGAAATGAAGGATTGTATCGGTTGTTGGAGTTGCTGGTGGAAGACCCCTGGAAAATGTGCGTTGAACGATGATGCATTTAGATTGTATAAGGACTATATAAACAGTGATGAAGTGGTTATTTTGTTTCATACAGCAAATGGCTTTATTGATGGAAAGGGAAAAACATTTCTGGATCGATTAATTCAACATTATCTACCCTACATTAAATTAAGAAATGGTGAATGCGGTCACTTGAAACGATATGATAAATATCCTGTTATGAACTTCTATTTTGAAAAGAGTGGGTTAAGTACTGAGGAAGAAAAAGTCATAAAGGACTATCTCACCCGAATGGCATACCATTTCCAAAGCTCTTGTAAAGAAATTTTGTATAAAAACGAAAGTATACAAACAGCTGTCTTAGAAAGCACAAAGCCTATGGCTGAGGTTTTGTCAAAGGAAGTTATTGAAAGAAAACCAAGCGGCAAATGGGTGATTTATAATGGATCTCCAAGAGGGAATCATTCTAACAGTAAGCTGATCATTGAAAAGATAATAATGGGAATGAAGGCACAGGGAGCAGAAAATATAGAAGTTAGGAATTTGATAAATATAAAAGAACAGAAAAATTGGGCTGAGAATTTCAGCTCCGTTGAAAATAATTTATTTGTATTTCCGCTTTATGTTCACGCTATGCCCGGATCAGTAATGAAATTCTTTGAACTACTAAAGCCAATTAACAATAAAGAGGTACATATGGCATTTTTAGTTCAATCCGGTTTTCCAGAGACTAGTCAGTCGTACTATTTGAGACCTTATCTTGAACTAATTACAAAAAGGCTGGGAGTATCCTTTGATGGAACCATTATAAAAGGCGGTGTGGAAGGTATCCAAATGAAACCGGAAAAAGCCAACAAAAAGTTCTTTGATCAAATGGAGTTAATAGGAAGAACGTATGCCAGCAAAGGAATCATGGATTTAGACCTGAAAAAAGAATATGAAAAATCGGAGTATCTATCAAAAGGGACTCAATTATTATTTTCTATATTCACATTAACCGGATTAACGAACTACTATTGGGATTTCAATCTTAAGAAGAATGGTGCTTATGAAAAAAGATTTGCAAAACCATATACGGAATGA
- a CDS encoding MATE family efflux transporter, which yields MEIDMTKGNPSRIILKFFIPLFIGDLLQQFYSIIDAIVIGKFVGTDAFAAVGSSSAVTVFITSILLGLAMGASAIFSQLYGGGQYDELKKTISTALIFLFSVSVLITVVTSIFLPQIIALYQMPEKTAVYAADYLKYVFYGFIFVGMYNAFAFLLRSFGDSKTPLYFLIASCISNLILDLIFVVVFHMGTAGAAIATLLTQGFAAIGCGIYTIKRMKFLNFKREDLIFSKSAFNKIATFSVLTALQQSISSFGMMLIQGLVNTFGSTVMAAFAACSKIDSVANAPLQDLGNSFSTYTAQNEGAGETKRIREGFHATSRIIIILSAVISIVAFIFAPNLITLFVNKNATEVIAVGVGYLRIVSIFYVLLGFIVMFYGFFRGLGAIKISILMTIVSQGLRVLLAYSLAPVRGFSGVCWAIVVGWFLSDLLGFYMYKKVMLQKKAS from the coding sequence ATGGAAATTGATATGACCAAAGGAAATCCATCACGGATTATTCTGAAATTTTTCATTCCGTTATTTATCGGAGATTTACTTCAACAATTTTACAGTATTATTGATGCAATTGTAATAGGGAAATTTGTAGGTACAGATGCATTTGCAGCAGTTGGTTCCTCAAGTGCTGTAACCGTGTTTATAACATCTATTTTGCTGGGACTTGCTATGGGCGCTTCGGCAATTTTTTCTCAGCTCTATGGAGGCGGGCAGTATGATGAACTGAAAAAAACGATTTCCACAGCCTTAATTTTTCTGTTTAGTGTAAGCGTATTAATTACGGTTGTAACATCAATTTTTTTACCACAGATTATCGCCCTTTATCAAATGCCAGAGAAAACTGCCGTCTATGCTGCAGACTATTTAAAATATGTATTTTATGGTTTTATTTTTGTCGGTATGTATAACGCATTCGCTTTTCTATTACGGTCATTTGGAGATTCAAAAACTCCATTATATTTTTTAATTGCCTCTTGTATATCAAATCTCATTTTAGATTTGATCTTTGTAGTGGTGTTTCACATGGGGACCGCAGGTGCAGCGATTGCCACGCTACTTACTCAGGGTTTCGCTGCTATAGGCTGTGGTATTTATACAATAAAACGAATGAAATTTCTGAACTTCAAGCGGGAGGACTTAATATTCAGCAAGTCTGCATTTAATAAAATCGCCACTTTTTCCGTCTTGACAGCGCTGCAACAGTCAATTTCCAGCTTCGGAATGATGCTAATTCAGGGATTGGTTAATACCTTTGGCTCAACGGTTATGGCTGCATTTGCAGCTTGCTCTAAAATCGACTCTGTCGCCAATGCTCCTTTGCAAGATCTGGGTAATTCTTTTTCTACATATACTGCACAGAATGAAGGTGCTGGAGAAACAAAAAGAATCCGGGAGGGGTTTCATGCAACTTCAAGGATTATTATAATCCTGTCGGCAGTAATCAGCATTGTCGCGTTTATCTTTGCCCCAAACTTAATCACTCTTTTCGTAAACAAAAATGCAACAGAGGTAATCGCTGTCGGTGTCGGCTATCTTAGAATTGTTTCCATATTTTATGTATTGCTTGGCTTTATTGTTATGTTTTATGGATTTTTCAGGGGTCTTGGAGCCATTAAAATATCAATTTTGATGACCATAGTATCACAAGGTTTGAGAGTATTGCTGGCCTATTCATTAGCACCTGTCAGGGGCTTTTCGGGTGTTTGCTGGGCGATTGTTGTAGGATGGTTTTTGTCAGATTTATTAGGATTTTATATGTACAAGAAAGTCATGCTGCAAAAAAAGGCTAGTTAG
- a CDS encoding GNAT family N-acetyltransferase codes for MREYFLETNRIGFSKWSASDLDLAAQLWGDKEVTQFICAAGKFSYQDIINRLDIEFHNDEVFHIQYWPIFELATDELIGCCGIRPFKTDTNSYEFGSHLRKKYWGMGYASEAARAVINYSFDILKADKLYAGHHPQNKASEKLLLRLGFQYIGLNFYEPTGLYHPSYEIGRGKL; via the coding sequence ATGCGAGAGTATTTTCTAGAAACAAACCGGATTGGTTTCTCGAAGTGGAGTGCTTCCGATTTGGATTTGGCTGCTCAGCTATGGGGGGATAAAGAGGTTACACAGTTTATTTGTGCTGCCGGAAAGTTTTCATATCAGGATATCATTAACCGCCTGGATATTGAATTCCATAATGATGAGGTGTTTCATATACAGTACTGGCCTATTTTTGAGCTTGCTACAGATGAACTGATTGGATGTTGCGGTATCCGCCCCTTTAAAACGGATACGAATTCCTATGAGTTTGGTTCTCATCTGCGAAAAAAATACTGGGGCATGGGATATGCCTCTGAGGCAGCAAGAGCCGTCATAAATTACAGCTTTGATATTTTAAAAGCAGATAAATTGTATGCAGGACATCATCCGCAAAATAAAGCATCAGAAAAGCTGCTTTTGAGACTGGGTTTTCAATATATTGGTTTGAATTTTTATGAACCGACGGGATTGTATCATCCGTCTTATGAAATCGGGAGAGGAAAATTATAA
- a CDS encoding SDR family oxidoreductase encodes MTHNMINKRVWFITGASKGLGYAFTCAALKAGDKVVAVARTIDKLETLKAAYQETLLPLNLDVTDREAVFSTVKTAIEHFGRLDIVVNNAGIMTLGMIEELSEMEARKMMDTNFFGALWVCQAVMPYLRAQRSGHIIQITSIGAIISGPMSGIYSASKFALEGMSEALAKEAEHFGVKLTMVEPGGYWTDLYLSMNYSNPLDSYGTLREELAKQYSEGSADSDPSLAAEALMKLVDSDNPPLRLILGSMVYDLAMDALKKRMNAWEEWEAVSRASENAIPAPEGYRVTKEEE; translated from the coding sequence ATGACACATAATATGATAAATAAACGAGTATGGTTTATTACCGGAGCAAGTAAAGGACTTGGTTATGCCTTCACTTGTGCTGCACTGAAAGCCGGGGATAAAGTTGTAGCAGTTGCAAGAACGATTGACAAATTGGAAACACTAAAAGCTGCGTATCAGGAGACTTTGCTGCCATTAAACCTGGATGTTACAGACAGGGAAGCTGTTTTTTCTACGGTTAAAACAGCGATTGAACATTTTGGCAGGCTTGATATTGTCGTTAATAATGCGGGCATCATGACATTAGGAATGATTGAAGAATTGAGCGAAATGGAAGCCCGGAAAATGATGGATACAAACTTTTTTGGAGCCCTTTGGGTCTGCCAGGCGGTGATGCCATATTTAAGGGCTCAGCGTTCAGGACATATAATACAGATAACCAGTATTGGTGCCATTATCTCGGGACCAATGTCGGGCATTTACAGTGCAAGTAAATTTGCTCTGGAAGGAATGAGTGAAGCTTTAGCAAAAGAAGCTGAACATTTCGGAGTGAAACTTACCATGGTTGAACCAGGAGGCTACTGGACAGATTTATACCTTTCGATGAATTACAGCAATCCATTGGATTCATACGGGACACTTCGCGAAGAACTGGCCAAACAGTATTCCGAAGGTTCGGCAGATAGTGATCCTTCCTTGGCAGCGGAAGCCCTTATGAAATTAGTAGATAGTGATAATCCTCCCCTGCGGCTTATCCTAGGCAGCATGGTTTATGATTTGGCAATGGACGCATTAAAGAAACGTATGAATGCTTGGGAGGAATGGGAGGCAGTTAGCCGTGCATCGGAAAATGCGATCCCCGCACCTGAGGGATATAGAGTAACTAAGGAGGAAGAGTAA
- a CDS encoding helix-turn-helix domain-containing protein: MPQFDRHKKRTVKIEFVTAEDFKTLPYKERFTIIFITDGSITGILNDRPMKISAPGVLCLSKEDTIKISDSKKVSAQSFSFHTEFLNSTRISEKLDNVSTNLRIQTGLSLFRRDHTQTGVPLLTAKAYPQLFEWFFVLGTEVFAQSDALWVCRIKKYLIQILGLLENLSRQAEQSPVDLVLEYIYTNYSNKIILEDLTSCAHLNRVSLNELFKERCGCTAMGYLQLYRMQVAGDLLIHTDMSLNEIARSTGFEYDTYFIKQFTAKRGVSPTSYRNICREHAASL, encoded by the coding sequence ATGCCTCAATTTGACCGCCATAAAAAACGGACGGTAAAGATTGAATTTGTTACTGCCGAGGACTTTAAAACTCTTCCCTATAAGGAGCGTTTTACAATTATTTTTATTACAGATGGAAGTATCACAGGGATATTGAATGACCGCCCAATGAAAATATCTGCACCAGGTGTTCTGTGTTTGTCGAAAGAAGATACAATAAAAATATCTGACAGTAAGAAAGTATCAGCACAATCCTTCAGCTTTCATACGGAATTTTTAAACAGTACACGAATTTCTGAAAAACTGGACAACGTTTCAACTAATTTAAGAATACAAACCGGTCTTTCACTTTTTCGCCGAGATCATACACAAACCGGGGTACCCCTTCTAACCGCTAAAGCATATCCGCAGTTATTTGAGTGGTTTTTTGTGCTTGGAACAGAAGTGTTTGCTCAGAGCGATGCACTTTGGGTATGCAGAATAAAAAAATACCTCATACAAATATTGGGTTTGCTTGAAAATCTAAGCCGCCAGGCGGAACAATCACCAGTTGATTTAGTATTAGAATATATATACACGAATTATTCAAATAAAATTATATTGGAGGACTTAACCAGCTGTGCACACTTAAACCGGGTATCTTTAAATGAACTGTTTAAAGAAAGATGCGGTTGTACAGCAATGGGCTATTTGCAGTTGTACCGAATGCAGGTAGCAGGGGATCTTCTAATCCACACAGATATGAGTCTCAATGAAATTGCACGTTCAACAGGATTTGAATATGACACTTACTTTATAAAACAATTTACAGCTAAAAGAGGAGTATCTCCTACCTCATATCGGAATATTTGCCGCGAACATGCCGCATCTTTATGA
- a CDS encoding epoxide hydrolase family protein encodes MDIERFHIQVSNETLDDLRYRLEHVRWPDQLVNTSWERGTDIGYLKSLITYWRDHFNWRAQETELNRFSQFQCDIDGINVHFIHERGKGPCPLPIILTHGWPDSYLRYRKMIPLLSDPARHGGDPEDSFDVIVPSIPGFGFSSRPEHGGVNNYRVSELWSKLMTEKLGYEKFAAAGGDMGSGVTRYLALNHPELLYGIHLTDIGIIRNIVYTKDLEDLSEDELQYKRNAQEWISNEGAYMSIQSTKPQTISYGLTDSPVGLAGWIIEKFRSWSDCNGDLRQRFSEDELLTNIMIYWVTNTIGSSANMYYENVHSLPLMGRIEVPTGIALFPADVLLPPKKWAEQNLNITRWTSMPRGGHFTAMEEPEVMADDIRAFFRPFRTKNKTK; translated from the coding sequence ATGGACATTGAACGTTTTCATATCCAAGTATCCAATGAAACACTTGATGACCTAAGATACAGGCTGGAGCATGTTCGCTGGCCAGACCAATTAGTAAACACCAGCTGGGAACGAGGGACTGATATTGGTTACTTAAAATCTCTGATTACGTATTGGCGGGATCATTTTAATTGGCGCGCACAGGAAACCGAATTAAACCGCTTTTCTCAGTTTCAATGTGATATCGATGGTATCAATGTACACTTCATTCACGAACGCGGTAAGGGGCCGTGCCCTTTGCCAATTATTCTTACTCACGGCTGGCCTGACAGTTATTTGCGTTACCGGAAGATGATCCCTCTTCTCAGTGATCCGGCTCGCCACGGCGGTGACCCGGAAGACTCTTTCGATGTAATCGTCCCTTCCATACCTGGATTTGGTTTTTCCAGTCGCCCTGAGCATGGCGGTGTGAACAATTATCGGGTTTCTGAGCTTTGGTCTAAACTAATGACCGAAAAACTCGGCTATGAAAAGTTTGCTGCTGCAGGCGGAGATATGGGATCTGGTGTTACGAGATATTTAGCATTAAACCATCCGGAGCTTCTATACGGAATTCACCTGACAGATATCGGAATAATAAGAAATATCGTATATACGAAAGACCTAGAGGATCTTTCGGAAGACGAACTGCAATACAAAAGAAATGCGCAGGAATGGATTTCCAATGAGGGAGCCTATATGTCGATCCAATCCACAAAACCTCAGACCATTTCCTACGGACTTACCGACTCGCCAGTCGGTTTGGCTGGTTGGATTATTGAAAAATTCCGTTCATGGAGCGATTGTAACGGCGACCTTCGACAAAGGTTTAGCGAGGATGAACTACTCACGAATATCATGATCTATTGGGTTACTAATACTATAGGGTCATCAGCTAATATGTATTATGAAAACGTGCATTCTTTGCCTTTGATGGGGCGCATAGAGGTACCCACAGGCATTGCCCTTTTCCCGGCTGATGTCTTGCTGCCGCCTAAAAAATGGGCTGAGCAAAATCTGAATATAACCCGCTGGACTTCAATGCCTCGCGGCGGACATTTTACTGCCATGGAGGAACCCGAAGTTATGGCCGATGATATTCGCGCATTCTTCAGACCATTTAGAACGAAGAATAAAACGAAATAA
- a CDS encoding GNAT family N-acetyltransferase encodes MDHIIIEEYQDKDFESVIALLVHSFNSKFCHRQNLSISEIKDIIYASWDLKAGDPSYLHFVAKQNQNIVGVILILCGKKEKGNKKIPVISLCKKYGVINTILLFFKMLLLDANTPNECYIEHIAVSEALRGKGIGRLLLQHAEQALLDRGYTSWSLVVAEDNSAKNLYSRLGFKEIKKIKSPLKGFFVGTCHWTFMRKNFYPELKKKH; translated from the coding sequence ATGGATCATATTATTATTGAAGAGTATCAAGACAAAGATTTCGAAAGCGTAATTGCTTTATTGGTTCATTCTTTTAACAGCAAGTTTTGCCATCGTCAGAATTTAAGCATTAGCGAAATAAAAGATATTATATATGCTTCTTGGGATTTAAAAGCCGGTGATCCCTCCTATCTCCATTTTGTTGCAAAACAAAATCAGAATATTGTTGGAGTGATATTAATACTCTGCGGTAAAAAAGAAAAAGGAAATAAAAAAATACCGGTCATTTCCTTATGCAAAAAGTACGGCGTCATTAATACCATACTTCTGTTTTTTAAAATGCTGCTGCTAGATGCTAACACGCCAAATGAATGCTATATAGAACACATTGCAGTTAGTGAGGCATTGCGTGGGAAAGGAATTGGCAGGTTGCTGCTTCAACACGCCGAACAGGCATTATTGGATCGGGGCTATACTTCTTGGTCATTAGTGGTTGCTGAAGATAATTCTGCAAAAAACCTTTATTCCAGGTTAGGATTTAAAGAAATAAAAAAGATAAAAAGCCCCTTAAAAGGATTTTTTGTCGGAACATGTCATTGGACTTTTATGCGGAAGAATTTTTATCCCGAACTGAAAAAGAAGCATTGA
- a CDS encoding DEAD/DEAH box helicase, with protein MDVRKFYNYIISEDIVKALNGLEYDIPTEVQARVIPAALEKNDLIVKAQTGSGKTAAYVIPICEFIEWLENKPQALILTPTRELAVQVKEDFTNIGRFKRIKAAAIYGGHQFSIEKADLKQKTHVVVGTPGRVMDHIKKGTLPLNKINCLVIDEADRMLDMGFIEQVEEIMKELPEERMTMLFSATMSDEVKNLSSNYMIDPINIDVSEAGIVTADINHVLYITDEEEKFDLMTDVMIIENPDSCIIFCSTKDRVDMVCERLNDLGYPCNKMHGGMEQDDRLSAIKRFKRGEYRYLIATDVAARGIDIENISLVINYDIPLDEENYVHRTGRTGRAGRKGKAISFVVPTQTRYLCEIEDLIGFKIQEKMKPSKEEVANQKPSFDEKMNTAPKIKKMKSDQLNKDIMKLRFNGGKKKKLRATNFVGVISNLEGVKAEDIGIITIQDTLTYIEILNGKGPLVLEAMKNTMICGKQLKVTKAVDKI; from the coding sequence ATGGATGTTAGAAAGTTTTATAATTATATAATCAGTGAGGATATTGTAAAGGCGCTTAATGGTCTGGAGTATGATATACCTACGGAAGTTCAGGCTAGAGTCATTCCAGCCGCTTTGGAAAAAAATGATTTAATCGTCAAAGCCCAGACGGGCAGCGGTAAGACTGCCGCATACGTAATTCCGATATGTGAATTTATTGAATGGCTGGAAAATAAACCACAAGCGCTTATTTTGACTCCAACAAGGGAGCTTGCTGTTCAAGTAAAAGAGGATTTTACCAATATAGGCCGATTTAAACGAATAAAAGCAGCAGCAATCTACGGAGGTCACCAGTTTTCTATTGAGAAAGCCGATTTGAAGCAAAAAACACATGTAGTTGTTGGCACACCAGGGCGTGTCATGGATCATATTAAGAAAGGTACGTTACCTTTAAATAAGATTAACTGCTTAGTCATTGATGAAGCTGACCGAATGCTGGATATGGGATTTATTGAACAGGTAGAAGAAATTATGAAAGAACTGCCCGAGGAACGGATGACAATGTTGTTTTCTGCTACTATGTCCGATGAAGTAAAAAATTTATCATCAAATTATATGATAGATCCTATCAATATAGATGTCAGCGAAGCCGGAATCGTGACGGCTGATATTAATCACGTTCTTTATATTACAGATGAAGAAGAAAAATTTGACTTAATGACCGATGTTATGATTATTGAAAATCCGGATAGCTGTATCATCTTTTGCAGTACAAAGGACCGAGTGGATATGGTTTGTGAACGTCTGAATGATTTAGGCTATCCCTGTAATAAAATGCATGGCGGCATGGAACAAGACGATCGATTATCTGCAATCAAGCGTTTTAAAAGGGGAGAGTACCGCTATTTAATAGCTACAGATGTAGCTGCAAGAGGGATAGATATAGAGAATATTTCTCTGGTAATTAACTATGACATCCCCTTGGATGAAGAAAATTATGTTCATCGCACAGGAAGAACAGGGCGTGCAGGGCGAAAAGGAAAAGCCATCTCATTTGTTGTTCCGACTCAAACCAGATATCTGTGCGAAATCGAAGATCTGATCGGGTTTAAAATTCAGGAAAAAATGAAACCTTCCAAAGAGGAAGTAGCCAATCAAAAACCTTCCTTTGATGAAAAAATGAATACGGCCCCTAAGATTAAAAAGATGAAAAGTGATCAATTAAATAAGGATATAATGAAATTACGCTTCAACGGTGGAAAGAAAAAGAAACTCAGAGCAACTAATTTTGTCGGAGTCATATCCAATCTGGAAGGTGTGAAGGCAGAAGATATCGGAATAATAACCATTCAAGATACCCTTACCTATATAGAAATATTAAACGGGAAAGGCCCATTGGTACTGGAAGCAATGAAAAATACAATGATTTGCGGCAAACAATTGAAGGTGACGAAGGCAGTGGATAAAATTTAA
- a CDS encoding PadR family transcriptional regulator — translation MIELIILGFLSYNNPLTLYDIKKGMERSTEYFASTSQGAIHPALVKLEKNGYITSKEEVKNNRTKKLYRITDSGRERFSMLMRQDLGFDKYKSTQLLKMLFFNELTKEERLESINLHIKNFKNMQKDLVNIREEGNLRLEEMGVSLENHRPAKYENDALAFGLAYTSFVIKWFEDYFIRIEEES, via the coding sequence ATGATAGAGTTAATCATTTTAGGATTTTTATCTTATAATAATCCTCTTACCTTATACGACATAAAAAAGGGAATGGAAAGAAGTACCGAATATTTTGCAAGTACAAGTCAAGGCGCAATCCATCCGGCCTTAGTGAAACTTGAGAAGAATGGATATATAACTTCAAAAGAGGAAGTTAAGAATAACAGGACAAAAAAGTTATATAGAATTACGGATTCTGGAAGAGAACGATTTAGTATGCTGATGAGGCAGGATTTGGGTTTTGATAAGTATAAGTCCACACAATTGCTAAAGATGCTATTCTTTAATGAATTAACCAAAGAGGAACGGTTGGAATCGATCAACCTCCATATTAAGAACTTTAAAAATATGCAGAAAGACCTTGTAAACATTAGAGAGGAAGGGAATCTGCGCCTTGAGGAAATGGGGGTATCTCTGGAAAACCATAGGCCGGCAAAATATGAAAATGATGCTCTTGCGTTTGGCCTTGCGTATACCAGCTTTGTGATAAAGTGGTTTGAAGATTATTTTATAAGGATAGAGGAGGAGTCATGA
- the rsmH gene encoding 16S rRNA (cytosine(1402)-N(4))-methyltransferase RsmH yields MDNQEQKHKRRPRYKGTHPRAFKDKYKELQPELYADAVAKVIQKGNTPAGMHRSICVKEILEILQIAPGQTGLDATLGYGGHTLEMLKCLDSKGHLYATDVDPIELPKTRERLEHLGFGPEILTVRQTNFSNIDQITSESGPLDFILADLGVSSMQIDNPERGFSFKTEGPLDLRLNPSKGISAADRLKTISQDELHGMLLENADEPHSAEISRAIISAIKKGEDIITTNQLQQIIKDALNFIPEKDRNEEIKKSCQRCFQALRIDVNNEFEVLYTFLEKLPEAMAEGGRVAILTFHSGEDRLVKKSFKRFYREGIYREIAPDAIRPSAAECNSNGRARCAKLRWAIKS; encoded by the coding sequence ATGGATAATCAAGAGCAAAAACATAAGCGTCGCCCAAGATATAAAGGCACTCACCCAAGAGCTTTTAAAGATAAATATAAGGAACTTCAACCAGAGTTATATGCTGATGCTGTGGCAAAGGTCATTCAAAAGGGAAATACTCCTGCTGGTATGCATCGCTCCATTTGTGTAAAAGAAATATTAGAAATTTTACAAATCGCCCCTGGTCAAACTGGATTAGATGCAACTTTAGGTTATGGCGGTCATACTTTAGAGATGCTTAAATGCTTAGATTCAAAGGGGCATTTGTATGCTACTGATGTAGATCCTATTGAATTACCTAAAACCAGGGAGCGTTTGGAACACTTAGGTTTTGGCCCGGAAATTTTAACGGTCAGGCAAACAAACTTCTCCAATATCGATCAGATTACTTCTGAATCAGGACCATTGGATTTTATATTGGCAGATTTGGGCGTCTCTTCCATGCAAATAGATAATCCTGAAAGAGGATTTTCTTTTAAAACAGAGGGACCGCTGGATCTACGTCTAAATCCATCGAAAGGTATCTCTGCAGCGGATCGCCTTAAAACCATTTCACAAGACGAATTACATGGTATGCTGTTAGAAAACGCGGATGAGCCACATTCTGCTGAAATCTCTCGTGCCATTATTTCCGCAATAAAAAAAGGAGAAGACATTATAACAACTAATCAGCTCCAACAAATCATCAAAGATGCATTGAATTTCATTCCGGAAAAGGATAGAAACGAAGAAATAAAAAAATCCTGTCAAAGATGTTTTCAGGCGCTGCGAATTGATGTCAATAATGAATTTGAAGTGTTATATACATTTTTAGAAAAACTTCCTGAGGCGATGGCTGAGGGCGGGCGTGTTGCGATCCTTACCTTTCATTCTGGCGAAGACCGCCTTGTTAAAAAATCATTTAAACGCTTCTATCGTGAAGGGATCTATAGAGAAATTGCTCCTGATGCTATTCGGCCATCGGCAGCCGAATGCAATTCCAATGGCCGCGCTCGATGTGCGAAATTACGTTGGGCTATAAAATCTTAA